In Propionimicrobium sp. PCR01-08-3, one DNA window encodes the following:
- the chrA gene encoding chromate efflux transporter: MFLRLGCTSFGGPVAHLGYFRAEFVERRRWLGDRAYADLVALCQFLPGPASSQVGMAIGLQRAGILGLVAAWLGFTLPSAVLLFGFALGVSTLGDVSQAGWVLGLKAAAVAVVGHAVLGMAKSLTPDARRATIAVGVLTVVLLVPGPLTMLGAMALAGIAGFFVCRSPSTAENDEPRFRVRLRPAVGWLSLAVFVMLLAGLPILAAFTGNATVGLIDTFYRAGSLVFGGGHVVLPLLQAETVQTGLVEPGAFLAGYGAAQAVPGPLFTFAAFLGAVTTSGPSGLLGASIALLAIFLPCALLVMGVLPFWERLRRAPRVQRVLTGVNSGVVGLLAAALYDPVFTAGVTNAASLVVAALAFVALTSWKTPAWAVVLGAAGAGALLL, translated from the coding sequence GTGTTCTTGAGGTTAGGGTGCACGTCGTTCGGTGGCCCGGTCGCTCATCTTGGATATTTTCGAGCAGAGTTCGTCGAGCGACGCAGGTGGCTGGGTGATCGCGCGTATGCGGATCTTGTCGCATTGTGCCAGTTTCTTCCCGGCCCGGCATCAAGCCAGGTCGGCATGGCGATCGGTTTGCAGAGAGCTGGAATACTCGGTCTTGTCGCGGCATGGCTCGGGTTCACACTGCCATCTGCGGTATTGCTGTTCGGGTTCGCGCTCGGCGTATCGACCCTTGGCGACGTATCGCAGGCTGGATGGGTGCTGGGCCTGAAGGCTGCGGCGGTCGCGGTCGTGGGTCATGCTGTGCTCGGGATGGCAAAGTCACTCACGCCTGATGCGCGACGAGCGACGATTGCTGTCGGGGTGCTCACTGTCGTGCTGCTCGTACCCGGCCCGCTGACGATGCTCGGCGCGATGGCCTTGGCCGGGATCGCGGGGTTCTTCGTCTGTCGATCCCCGAGCACGGCCGAGAACGATGAACCGCGTTTCCGGGTGCGCCTGCGGCCCGCAGTCGGATGGTTGAGCCTGGCTGTGTTCGTCATGCTGCTCGCAGGGTTGCCGATTCTTGCTGCGTTCACCGGCAACGCCACGGTAGGCCTGATTGACACCTTCTATCGTGCGGGGTCGCTCGTGTTCGGCGGCGGGCATGTCGTGCTCCCGCTTTTGCAGGCTGAGACAGTGCAGACTGGACTGGTGGAGCCGGGTGCGTTCCTCGCGGGGTATGGTGCCGCGCAGGCGGTGCCAGGGCCGCTGTTCACCTTCGCCGCGTTTCTCGGAGCGGTCACCACGAGCGGCCCGAGTGGGCTGCTCGGCGCATCCATTGCGCTGCTCGCGATCTTTCTGCCGTGTGCGCTGCTCGTGATGGGGGTGCTGCCCTTCTGGGAGCGGTTGCGTCGTGCGCCGAGAGTGCAGCGTGTGCTGACGGGCGTGAACTCCGGAGTCGTCGGGCTGCTCGCCGCCGCGCTGTACGACCCCGTATTCACCGCGGGTGTCACGAACGCCGCATCACTCGTCGTCGCGGCACTCGCGTTTGTCGCACTCACGTCCTGGAAAACACCGGCATGGGCGGTAGTGCTCGGGGCCGCAGGAGCCGGGGCATTGCTGCTCTGA
- a CDS encoding histidine phosphatase family protein yields MEDSYPTDPEPAVQVHVVRHGEVFNPTGILYGLLPGYHLSENGKAMAARLGECFAPVPLKQLRCSPLERAQETLAPIAAAHPSLEVHTDPRLIEADNKLAGQRFGKRNTAIFDPRNWHYFVNPMKPSWGEPYTELASRMLAAITETAHELPPGAQAVLVSHQLPIWIARLAAEGRRLAHDPRKRQCTLGSVTTFRFTEGRLSGVTYAEPARDLLREDGNKAFSSGH; encoded by the coding sequence GTGGAAGACAGCTATCCGACAGACCCCGAACCCGCCGTCCAGGTGCACGTGGTGCGCCACGGCGAGGTCTTCAACCCCACCGGCATTCTCTACGGGCTCCTTCCCGGATACCACTTGTCAGAAAACGGCAAGGCGATGGCCGCCAGGCTCGGTGAATGCTTTGCGCCGGTGCCGCTCAAGCAGTTGCGTTGCTCACCCCTCGAGCGGGCGCAGGAGACGCTCGCGCCGATCGCTGCAGCCCATCCGTCCCTTGAGGTGCACACCGATCCGAGACTGATCGAGGCCGACAACAAGCTGGCAGGCCAACGGTTCGGTAAACGCAATACGGCCATCTTCGATCCGCGCAACTGGCATTATTTCGTCAACCCGATGAAGCCGTCGTGGGGGGAGCCCTATACCGAGCTGGCGTCCAGAATGCTGGCGGCGATCACCGAGACCGCCCATGAATTGCCGCCCGGCGCCCAGGCCGTGCTGGTCAGCCACCAACTGCCGATCTGGATCGCCCGGCTCGCCGCAGAGGGACGCCGGCTCGCCCACGACCCGCGCAAGAGGCAGTGCACGCTGGGCAGCGTGACGACCTTCCGGTTCACCGAAGGCAGGCTGAGCGGTGTGACCTATGCCGAACCGGCCCGCGACCTGCTGAGGGAAGACGGCAACAAGGCGTTCTCGTCCGGGCATTGA
- a CDS encoding glycoside hydrolase family 3 N-terminal domain-containing protein, whose protein sequence is MSNSNPASDGATSSDPAAACLDYAGELSLAQQVGQLYMTVLMADSSPDDVIAQIGANGNGAVILLGNRTGGMSAVQAETGQLQGFAPGGVPLLIATDQEGGLVQKLAGPGFDTIPSATEQAALSDDELRTNWQSWGGQLAQAGVNWNLAPVADVVPADQVGNNAAIGQLDRGYGSDAAMVGDKVTQVITGLSDAQVASSVKHFPGLGQVNANTDFEVGYDRVSTLSADELTSFQAAIDAGASSVMVSSAVYEQVDPDNPAVLSSQIVTGVLRDRMGFDGVVISDDLGVAAAVSGYPVAERGTDFFKAGGDMAVVADGAAAQQMLDATLAEAQGDAEFASEITKKTARVLQLKSDLGLMSCTV, encoded by the coding sequence GTGAGTAACTCGAACCCCGCTTCGGATGGTGCGACGAGCAGTGATCCGGCGGCGGCCTGCCTCGACTATGCCGGTGAGTTGAGTCTTGCTCAGCAAGTCGGCCAGCTGTATATGACGGTATTGATGGCCGATTCGAGCCCGGACGATGTGATTGCGCAGATCGGCGCGAACGGCAATGGTGCGGTGATCCTGCTTGGCAATCGTACCGGCGGCATGTCCGCTGTACAGGCCGAGACGGGTCAGCTTCAAGGGTTCGCTCCCGGTGGGGTACCGCTGCTGATCGCCACCGATCAGGAGGGCGGCCTGGTACAGAAGCTCGCCGGTCCGGGCTTCGATACCATTCCCTCCGCTACCGAGCAGGCGGCGCTTTCCGACGATGAATTGCGGACGAACTGGCAATCATGGGGTGGGCAACTCGCCCAGGCGGGGGTCAACTGGAACCTCGCCCCGGTGGCCGACGTAGTGCCGGCCGATCAGGTCGGCAACAATGCGGCCATCGGACAATTGGACCGTGGTTACGGTTCGGACGCGGCGATGGTTGGCGACAAGGTCACGCAGGTGATCACCGGATTGAGCGATGCCCAGGTGGCGAGCAGCGTCAAACATTTCCCTGGGCTCGGACAGGTGAATGCGAACACCGATTTCGAGGTCGGTTACGACCGGGTCAGCACCTTGAGCGCCGATGAACTCACGAGCTTCCAGGCCGCGATCGACGCCGGTGCATCATCGGTGATGGTGTCGTCCGCTGTCTATGAGCAGGTCGATCCCGACAACCCGGCAGTTCTCTCGTCCCAGATCGTGACGGGCGTGCTGCGTGACCGGATGGGTTTCGACGGTGTGGTCATCTCGGACGATCTCGGCGTAGCCGCGGCCGTGTCCGGTTACCCGGTGGCCGAGCGTGGCACGGATTTCTTCAAAGCAGGCGGCGACATGGCGGTGGTGGCCGACGGCGCTGCGGCCCAGCAGATGCTGGACGCAACGCTGGCCGAAGCCCAAGGCGACGCAGAGTTCGCGTCCGAGATCACGAAGAAGACAGCGCGAGTGCTGCAGCTGAAATCAGATCTAGGGCTGATGAGTTGCACCGTCTGA
- a CDS encoding heavy metal translocating P-type ATPase yields MIRQLIRGHAGLDILAVTAITAAVLVGEPWAALVVVLMLTGGAALEDYAENRSKRELTALLRKAPQQATRILAPSAPGADMHGHTAEVTTEDIPVEEVEVGDLLLVRPGALVPVDSILVSEHAVFDESSLTGESLPVERDAGEKVSSGAVNGQAAVTMRAAAPAAESEYQQIVRLVEQAAGSKAKVVRLADRYAVPFTVLALVIAGIAWAVSGEAVRFAEVLVVATPCPLLIAAPVAFLGGMSRAARFGLIVKGGGTLEQLSRARSAAFDKTGTITTGKPVLERLLPTDRASEDELLRFAASAEVYSSHVLADSVVQAAKQHGLSLVEAEHAEEIATNGVAAVFRTPDAPEAVTVRVGKPSWVRHSAPDLVLADLAPGELAIYVSVDGRFAGAIVMRDQVREEAAQALRQLSALGIERTLMVTGDVAATADPIARRLGISEVHAECRPGDKVRIVSSVQPRPLIMVGDGLNDAPVLAAADIGFAMGARGATAASESADIVNRYDTLSALPRAVSIGKDTVRIALQSIWLGIIISVGLMLIAAFGFLPALLGAWLQEVVDLVAILGALRAVGPRSERITRSSPVASTEQLHFSTTQDRK; encoded by the coding sequence ATGATCCGGCAGCTCATCCGAGGGCACGCCGGGCTCGACATTCTTGCGGTGACGGCAATCACCGCTGCAGTGCTCGTTGGGGAGCCGTGGGCGGCGCTCGTGGTGGTGCTGATGCTCACCGGCGGGGCGGCCCTCGAAGATTACGCTGAGAACCGTTCGAAGCGGGAACTGACCGCGCTGCTGCGTAAGGCACCCCAGCAGGCCACGCGCATCCTCGCCCCAAGCGCACCCGGCGCGGACATGCACGGGCATACTGCCGAGGTCACGACCGAGGACATACCGGTCGAAGAAGTCGAGGTGGGTGATCTGTTGTTGGTGCGGCCGGGTGCACTCGTGCCTGTGGACTCGATCCTCGTCTCCGAGCACGCCGTGTTCGATGAGTCGTCATTGACCGGTGAAAGTCTGCCCGTTGAGCGTGACGCGGGAGAGAAAGTGTCGAGCGGTGCGGTGAATGGACAAGCCGCAGTCACCATGCGGGCTGCGGCTCCGGCCGCCGAGAGCGAGTATCAGCAGATTGTTCGGCTCGTCGAACAAGCCGCGGGGAGCAAAGCCAAAGTCGTGCGGCTCGCAGATCGGTACGCGGTGCCGTTCACAGTGCTCGCGCTCGTGATCGCCGGGATCGCGTGGGCGGTCAGTGGAGAGGCTGTCCGGTTTGCCGAGGTGCTGGTGGTGGCGACCCCATGCCCGCTGCTGATCGCCGCGCCGGTCGCGTTTCTCGGTGGCATGAGCCGTGCCGCGAGGTTCGGGCTGATCGTCAAGGGCGGCGGCACCCTCGAACAGCTTTCACGAGCCCGCTCGGCGGCATTCGATAAGACCGGCACCATCACGACCGGCAAGCCAGTGCTCGAACGCCTTCTGCCCACCGACCGCGCCAGCGAAGACGAGCTGCTGCGTTTCGCAGCCTCAGCGGAGGTGTACTCCTCTCACGTGCTTGCGGACTCCGTCGTGCAGGCCGCGAAACAGCACGGCTTGTCGCTCGTCGAAGCCGAACATGCCGAGGAGATCGCGACAAACGGAGTCGCGGCTGTGTTCCGCACTCCTGACGCACCTGAGGCAGTGACGGTTCGTGTCGGCAAGCCCTCCTGGGTGCGCCACTCCGCGCCGGACCTCGTGCTGGCAGACCTTGCTCCAGGGGAACTCGCAATCTACGTCTCAGTCGATGGCCGTTTCGCCGGAGCCATCGTCATGCGCGACCAAGTGCGCGAAGAAGCAGCCCAGGCTCTCCGTCAGCTGAGCGCACTCGGTATCGAGCGTACGCTCATGGTCACCGGAGACGTTGCAGCCACCGCCGATCCCATCGCGCGGCGCCTTGGAATCAGCGAGGTGCACGCGGAGTGCCGCCCCGGCGACAAAGTTCGCATTGTCAGTAGCGTGCAGCCCCGCCCGCTCATCATGGTCGGTGACGGCCTCAACGATGCCCCGGTGCTCGCTGCTGCGGATATTGGCTTCGCAATGGGGGCGCGCGGTGCAACCGCAGCATCGGAGTCTGCGGACATCGTGAACCGCTACGACACGCTCTCGGCCCTGCCGCGCGCGGTGAGCATCGGCAAGGACACCGTGCGCATCGCACTGCAAAGCATCTGGCTCGGCATCATCATCAGCGTCGGCCTCATGCTCATCGCCGCCTTCGGGTTCCTCCCAGCACTCCTCGGCGCGTGGCTGCAAGAAGTCGTTGACCTGGTGGCCATCCTCGGCGCACTCCGTGCAGTCGGCCCACGATCTGAGCGAATCACACGATCATCACCAGTCGCATCGACGGAACAACTTCACTTCAGCACGACCCAAGACAGGAAATGA
- the istB gene encoding IS21-like element helper ATPase IstB — protein MTTETNDSTKQLTWLAGALKAPRILESATRLADQARAAGWTFEDYLAAVLERELSARNASGADMRIRAAGFGTRKTLDDFDFDTQPAIRQQVAALASGGFLAEARNVVLLGPPGTGKTHLAIGLGIKAAHYGHRVLFATATDWVTRLTDAHHAGKLPAELTRLRRYGLIIVDEVGYLPFEQDAANLFFQLVSSRYEHASLILTSNLPFSGWGGVFGDQVVAAAMIDRIVHHADVLTLKGASYRLRNRGIDSLPSIRTTTDNNEG, from the coding sequence ATGACCACCGAGACCAACGACAGCACCAAGCAGCTGACCTGGCTGGCCGGCGCCCTCAAAGCGCCCCGGATCCTGGAATCGGCCACCCGGCTGGCCGATCAAGCCAGGGCTGCCGGCTGGACGTTCGAGGACTACCTGGCCGCCGTGTTAGAACGCGAATTGTCCGCCCGCAACGCTTCCGGCGCCGACATGCGGATCCGGGCCGCCGGGTTCGGCACCCGCAAGACGTTGGACGACTTCGACTTCGACACCCAACCCGCAATACGCCAGCAAGTCGCCGCGCTCGCCTCCGGCGGCTTCCTGGCCGAGGCCCGTAACGTTGTCCTGCTCGGCCCGCCCGGCACCGGCAAAACCCACCTCGCCATCGGCCTGGGTATCAAGGCGGCCCACTACGGCCATCGCGTCCTGTTCGCGACCGCGACCGACTGGGTCACCCGCCTCACCGACGCCCACCACGCCGGGAAACTGCCTGCCGAACTCACCCGGCTACGCCGCTACGGCCTGATCATCGTCGACGAGGTCGGCTACCTCCCCTTCGAACAAGACGCCGCGAACCTGTTCTTCCAGTTGGTGTCCAGCCGGTACGAACACGCCAGCCTGATCCTCACCTCCAACCTGCCATTCTCCGGCTGGGGAGGCGTCTTCGGAGACCAAGTCGTCGCTGCTGCGATGATCGACCGCATCGTCCACCACGCCGACGTCCTCACCCTCAAAGGAGCCAGCTACCGACTCCGCAACCGAGGCATCGACAGCCTCCCCAGCATCAGAACAACAACCGACAACAACGAGGGCTAA
- a CDS encoding metalloregulator ArsR/SmtB family transcription factor: MDNDAVFKALADETRRALLDRLFMHDALTQGELEEGFPLSRFGIAKHLNVLEDAGLITTRREGRYKLHFLNPVPIRQIHDRWIGKYTASRVAALTDLKTQLEESS, translated from the coding sequence GTGGACAATGACGCTGTTTTCAAGGCCCTGGCCGACGAGACGCGCCGCGCCCTGTTGGACCGTCTCTTCATGCATGATGCCCTGACCCAAGGAGAGCTTGAGGAGGGGTTTCCGCTGAGCCGTTTCGGCATCGCCAAGCACTTGAACGTGCTCGAAGACGCCGGGCTGATCACCACGCGCCGCGAGGGCCGATACAAGCTCCACTTCCTCAATCCCGTCCCGATCCGGCAGATCCACGACCGCTGGATCGGCAAGTACACCGCGTCACGCGTCGCGGCGCTCACTGATTTGAAGACACAACTCGAGGAGTCATCATGA
- a CDS encoding SRPBCC domain-containing protein → MTNTDAGAPATAPQIYRIFIKASADAIWDAIVTPEFTAKYFYGSHVETSGEVGTPFRYRSPDGTSLWGDETVLESEPPHRLVVGWRSLFSPDAVDEPASRVTWQIDDQANGTCMVTVIHDQLDESPHTAAGVFGAGWMLVLSGLKTLLETGESLAERR, encoded by the coding sequence ATGACGAACACCGATGCCGGGGCACCGGCCACCGCACCGCAGATCTACCGGATCTTCATCAAGGCATCCGCCGACGCCATCTGGGACGCGATCGTCACGCCAGAGTTTACCGCCAAGTACTTCTACGGCTCTCACGTGGAGACCAGCGGCGAAGTCGGTACCCCGTTCCGCTATCGCTCGCCCGACGGCACCTCTCTCTGGGGAGACGAGACGGTCCTCGAATCCGAACCCCCGCACCGGCTCGTCGTTGGCTGGCGATCCCTGTTCAGCCCCGATGCGGTCGACGAGCCCGCCAGCCGCGTCACATGGCAGATCGACGATCAGGCCAACGGTACCTGCATGGTTACCGTCATCCACGATCAACTCGATGAGTCCCCGCACACCGCGGCCGGGGTCTTTGGCGCCGGATGGATGCTCGTCCTCAGCGGCCTGAAGACCCTCCTAGAGACCGGCGAATCGCTCGCCGAACGCCGCTGA
- a CDS encoding FAD/NAD(P)-binding protein, producing MSDEKRTLKLVRPLVLAPMAGGPSTPRLAAAVAEAGALPFLAAGYLTPGKLREDIEDLESRTAAPFGVNLFTPDPSGQDCDLGTYRRYRDKVLKAADAGEALLPEDPVWSDDAFDDKLEVALASSAHFVSFTFGHPSRSMIERIHDAGKLVVLYATSRPGIDAIAASDADVIGIQGPEAGGHRATVAGVDDDSSESLVTLIEHALTVSDKPVFAGGGVATAADVLALLRAGATAVQVGTLFLDADEAGTKKTHRRALRELTDRNTVITTAFTGRPARAIANRFTDSLSESAPGLYPQLHFLTSALRKNADEHDDAENLNLWAGTGFTHVSAQPAATIVRSLLPYAPPVEEPATSDAESRQRVAVVGAGPRGLAVVERLVSLAATTGRQFDLDWYDDTSFGAGRVWSPYQTTALLMNTVCSQLSAFPDASAGFEEDYVHGPAFYDWLQTPEAARWLKDDPVLLAERADVEPNTYTSRALYGAYLTWSADRIVSAAGPNLRIRRISKRVTALDRDRNLRRISTSDDTQRNYDYVALALGHLSAQPTSKENRRLTTAEDAD from the coding sequence ATGAGCGATGAAAAGCGAACGTTGAAGCTGGTGCGGCCCCTTGTGCTCGCGCCCATGGCCGGAGGACCGTCGACACCGCGACTCGCCGCTGCCGTCGCAGAGGCCGGCGCACTTCCGTTCCTGGCAGCCGGGTACCTCACCCCCGGCAAGCTCCGCGAGGACATCGAGGACCTGGAGAGCCGAACTGCGGCGCCCTTCGGCGTGAACCTCTTCACCCCGGACCCGAGCGGCCAGGACTGCGATCTCGGCACCTACCGCCGCTACCGGGACAAGGTCCTCAAGGCCGCCGACGCCGGCGAGGCACTGTTGCCGGAAGACCCGGTCTGGTCCGATGACGCCTTCGACGACAAGCTCGAGGTCGCCCTCGCCTCGTCTGCGCACTTCGTGTCCTTCACCTTCGGTCACCCCTCGCGGTCTATGATCGAACGCATCCACGACGCAGGGAAGCTGGTCGTGCTCTACGCGACGAGCCGCCCGGGCATCGACGCCATCGCAGCATCGGACGCCGACGTGATCGGCATCCAGGGGCCGGAGGCCGGTGGCCACCGGGCAACGGTCGCTGGAGTCGACGACGACTCCAGCGAATCGCTCGTCACGCTGATCGAGCATGCCCTTACTGTTTCCGATAAGCCCGTGTTCGCCGGTGGCGGTGTGGCCACCGCCGCCGATGTGCTTGCCCTGCTGCGTGCCGGAGCGACCGCCGTCCAGGTCGGCACCCTGTTCCTCGATGCCGACGAGGCAGGGACCAAGAAGACCCACCGCAGGGCACTTCGCGAGCTCACCGACCGCAACACGGTCATCACGACGGCCTTCACCGGGCGGCCAGCGCGTGCGATCGCGAACCGGTTCACCGACTCCCTGTCCGAGAGCGCCCCGGGCCTCTACCCGCAGCTGCACTTCCTCACGTCCGCTCTGCGCAAGAACGCTGACGAGCACGACGATGCCGAGAACCTCAATCTCTGGGCCGGAACCGGCTTCACCCACGTGAGCGCACAACCCGCCGCCACCATCGTGCGCAGTCTTCTCCCATACGCACCACCGGTCGAAGAGCCCGCCACATCCGATGCGGAATCTCGGCAGCGGGTAGCGGTCGTCGGCGCCGGACCGCGTGGGCTGGCCGTCGTCGAACGTCTCGTGTCCCTGGCCGCGACCACCGGCAGGCAGTTCGACCTCGACTGGTACGACGACACCTCGTTCGGGGCCGGACGGGTGTGGAGCCCGTACCAGACGACCGCGCTGCTGATGAACACCGTGTGCTCCCAGCTGTCCGCTTTCCCCGACGCCTCAGCCGGATTCGAGGAGGACTACGTACACGGCCCGGCGTTCTATGACTGGCTCCAGACCCCGGAGGCCGCACGCTGGCTCAAGGATGACCCTGTCCTCCTGGCCGAACGGGCCGACGTCGAACCGAACACCTACACCTCCCGCGCGCTCTACGGCGCCTACCTGACCTGGTCCGCCGACCGTATCGTCAGCGCTGCCGGGCCGAACCTACGGATCCGGCGCATCTCGAAGAGGGTGACCGCTCTCGACCGCGACCGGAACCTCCGCCGGATCTCGACCAGCGACGACACCCAGCGGAACTATGACTACGTCGCCCTCGCCCTGGGGCACCTGAGCGCTCAGCCGACTTCGAAGGAGAACCGGCGGTTGACGACGGCGGAGGACGCGGACTGA
- a CDS encoding VIT1/CCC1 transporter family protein: MSTQRDTEKALIAKERWELETMPEEELEELTELYRQRGLSDDLAHQVAVQLTETDALAAHAEVELGIDHEEFTSPWAAAVSSFIAFAVGALIPLIMILLPVGGHRVWIAAIAVVIGLFLTGWISAALGGAPRGRAILRNVVMGSATMIATYAIGALFGVAIG; this comes from the coding sequence GTGAGCACCCAACGCGACACAGAGAAAGCGCTCATCGCAAAAGAACGGTGGGAGCTCGAAACCATGCCCGAGGAGGAGCTTGAAGAACTCACCGAGCTCTATCGACAGCGGGGCCTCTCAGATGACCTCGCACATCAGGTCGCGGTGCAGCTTACCGAGACGGACGCTCTCGCCGCTCACGCAGAGGTCGAACTCGGAATCGACCATGAAGAGTTCACAAGCCCGTGGGCAGCCGCCGTGTCATCGTTCATTGCGTTCGCCGTTGGAGCGCTGATCCCACTCATCATGATCTTGCTCCCCGTCGGCGGACACCGAGTTTGGATCGCAGCCATCGCAGTTGTGATCGGCCTCTTCCTCACCGGTTGGATCAGCGCTGCGCTCGGTGGCGCGCCGCGCGGTCGCGCAATTCTCCGGAACGTGGTCATGGGCTCAGCGACCATGATCGCCACATACGCCATTGGGGCACTCTTTGGCGTGGCCATCGGATAG
- a CDS encoding mycothione reductase, with protein MQNTTAGPDHVDLCIIGSGSGLSLIDDDINDWQIALIDDGIGPNDIFGGTCLNAGCIPSKMLSLPASASLSPQHAAQVDVDLSLKKVDFKAIQTRTFGRTDSISAAGLVGLGTRPNVQVLFGSATFVDAHTIQVGRRRLTADRIVIAAGSRPRQMTAPGFDDPYLHAFVHTSESIMRIDELPKRLIILGGGIEAVEFGHIFAGMGSQVSIINRSEPLLRAYDSAIGIRVTEELSRRERIMLRLNQRVTGLDTDDVGGVVLTTEDSFGIEYSYEADAVLVCIGRVPNGDQLRVDKAGIVLDDKGFIPTDEHLRTPVPHIWALGDVCSSIMLKHLANAQARLVKRNLLAERDGRPLEVRDERFVPKGIFTEPQAASVGASEEGLQKTGVEYIVHVQEYASVAYGWAMNDSGHFVKLLADPAGEHLLGAHIVGPQATTLIQILVQAMSLGQTISETVKGQYWTHPALTEVIENALLGVLQKAELRSEPR; from the coding sequence ATGCAAAACACAACGGCCGGCCCCGATCATGTCGATCTGTGCATCATCGGGTCGGGATCGGGCCTGTCGCTGATCGACGATGACATCAATGACTGGCAGATCGCACTGATCGACGACGGCATCGGCCCCAACGACATCTTCGGTGGCACCTGCCTGAACGCCGGCTGCATCCCCTCCAAGATGCTGTCGCTACCGGCGAGCGCGAGTCTGTCGCCTCAGCACGCCGCTCAGGTCGATGTCGATCTGAGTCTGAAGAAGGTCGACTTCAAGGCGATTCAGACACGCACCTTCGGACGCACCGACTCGATCTCTGCGGCCGGGCTGGTAGGGCTGGGCACCAGGCCCAACGTGCAGGTCTTGTTCGGGTCGGCGACCTTCGTCGACGCACACACCATCCAGGTCGGCAGACGGCGGTTGACCGCGGATCGCATCGTCATCGCCGCGGGCTCGCGTCCACGCCAGATGACCGCACCGGGCTTCGACGACCCCTACTTGCATGCGTTCGTGCATACCTCGGAGTCGATCATGCGGATTGACGAACTGCCGAAGCGACTGATCATCTTGGGCGGTGGCATCGAGGCCGTCGAATTCGGCCACATCTTCGCTGGCATGGGTTCGCAAGTGTCGATCATCAATCGTAGTGAGCCATTGCTGCGGGCCTACGACTCGGCCATCGGTATCCGGGTGACAGAGGAGCTGTCGCGACGGGAGCGCATCATGCTGCGGCTCAACCAGCGGGTCACCGGGCTCGACACCGACGACGTCGGCGGCGTGGTGCTGACCACCGAAGATTCCTTCGGCATCGAGTACAGCTATGAGGCGGACGCCGTGCTGGTCTGCATCGGTAGGGTGCCGAACGGCGACCAACTTCGCGTCGACAAGGCCGGCATCGTCCTGGACGACAAAGGTTTCATTCCGACCGACGAGCACCTGCGCACCCCGGTGCCGCACATCTGGGCGCTCGGCGACGTCTGCTCTTCGATAATGCTGAAGCATCTGGCCAATGCGCAGGCCCGGCTGGTGAAGCGCAACCTGCTGGCTGAGCGGGATGGGCGTCCGCTAGAGGTGCGGGACGAGCGCTTCGTGCCGAAGGGCATCTTCACCGAGCCGCAGGCCGCCTCGGTGGGAGCCAGCGAAGAGGGGCTGCAAAAGACGGGCGTCGAATACATCGTTCACGTTCAGGAATATGCGTCTGTTGCCTATGGCTGGGCGATGAACGACTCCGGACACTTCGTGAAGCTGCTCGCCGACCCCGCCGGCGAGCATCTGCTCGGAGCGCATATCGTCGGGCCGCAGGCCACCACTTTGATTCAGATTCTCGTTCAGGCGATGAGCCTCGGGCAGACGATCAGCGAGACGGTCAAGGGCCAGTACTGGACGCATCCGGCGCTCACCGAGGTGATCGAGAACGCCCTGCTGGGAGTGCTGCAGAAGGCCGAACTGCGCAGCGAGCCCCGGTAG
- a CDS encoding VIT1/CCC1 transporter family protein — MASDSSTTPHPGEAHLQNVGQRLNWLRAGVLGANDGIVSTAGVVVGVAAATPNNVLAIATGPVSPP; from the coding sequence ATGGCATCCGACTCAAGCACCACGCCGCATCCCGGCGAAGCCCACCTGCAGAACGTGGGCCAACGTTTGAACTGGCTACGTGCAGGGGTGCTCGGCGCAAACGACGGCATCGTCTCTACCGCGGGTGTCGTCGTCGGTGTCGCTGCCGCTACACCAAACAACGTACTGGCAATCGCGACGGGGCCGGTATCGCCGCCGTAG